One window from the genome of Bdellovibrio sp. NC01 encodes:
- a CDS encoding rhodanese-like domain-containing protein codes for MRLRPSHLFFTILVIGSIGVVSFFLTRNKNHHTNTSAVIQEVNHNNNTTSGRRTLCDYKAPDRHFYLNDIYLERIISGFSKAVLIPVADTSCLPNSFSGMVDFIRFQSPEFVPFGYNHSLELALTKSADTYVMQDFANDKTSLEHLGYSKFDQLQADLKKAYGPEALKGNFLWVSVQPLKITWSRRNYEVPSFHPLAATISKQEVASLLKEKPQVVDVRETIDGDKKLPGAIVYNKFKPDLRMHIAAIGDLRPYAALFKQLDKDKPVIVYDKNEIHFGAYNIATILGSQNFKKIYIFRGGYDEWAGVPILAPNDLNVKIVSGAEIVEMRKKNQLLIIDVRNLGSYKFRHILEAKHATVGMFLNNRAIFSMIEVMPDSIPIIMGENEYDWRPYNIIKNMLKTKPELAKKIYWYRGGMSDARFLEAMRVYLPDSERLKIGPRLVKDYERTRDANPIDGRRGDFKSQEDKL; via the coding sequence CTTTTTAACTAGGAACAAAAACCATCATACAAATACAAGCGCCGTCATACAGGAAGTTAACCATAACAATAACACGACGAGTGGGCGAAGAACTCTTTGTGATTACAAAGCACCCGATCGTCACTTCTATTTAAATGATATTTATTTAGAGCGCATCATTTCCGGTTTTTCGAAAGCGGTTTTAATTCCTGTTGCAGATACTAGCTGTTTGCCAAATTCCTTTTCGGGAATGGTAGATTTCATTCGTTTTCAAAGTCCCGAGTTCGTGCCGTTTGGCTACAATCATTCATTGGAGCTAGCTTTGACGAAAAGCGCAGACACCTATGTGATGCAAGATTTTGCTAACGACAAAACTTCGCTAGAGCATCTGGGATATTCTAAGTTTGATCAATTGCAGGCAGACCTAAAGAAAGCTTATGGACCGGAAGCGCTTAAAGGAAATTTTCTTTGGGTCAGTGTACAGCCCCTGAAAATCACTTGGTCGCGACGTAATTATGAAGTGCCCTCTTTCCATCCCTTGGCTGCCACAATTAGTAAGCAGGAAGTAGCATCGCTTTTGAAAGAAAAACCACAGGTGGTGGACGTACGCGAAACTATCGATGGGGATAAAAAACTTCCCGGTGCTATTGTTTATAATAAATTTAAACCAGATTTGCGCATGCATATCGCCGCGATTGGCGACTTACGACCTTACGCTGCTTTATTTAAGCAGTTGGATAAGGACAAGCCTGTTATTGTGTACGATAAAAATGAAATTCACTTCGGTGCATATAACATAGCCACAATCTTGGGGTCGCAGAATTTTAAAAAGATTTATATTTTCCGCGGCGGTTATGATGAATGGGCAGGTGTGCCGATTCTTGCGCCGAATGATTTAAATGTAAAGATAGTCAGTGGCGCTGAGATCGTAGAAATGCGTAAGAAAAATCAACTTCTTATCATTGATGTCAGAAATCTGGGCTCATATAAATTCCGTCATATACTTGAAGCGAAACATGCAACGGTCGGAATGTTCCTGAATAACAGAGCAATCTTTAGTATGATCGAGGTCATGCCAGATTCGATTCCCATCATCATGGGAGAAAACGAATACGACTGGCGTCCTTATAATATTATTAAAAACATGTTGAAGACTAAGCCAGAGCTTGCGAAAAAAATTTACTGGTATCGCGGTGGTATGAGTGATGCGCGCTTCCTAGAGGCCATGCGCGTATATCTGCCAGATTCGGAACGACTTAAAATTGGACCACGTTTGGTCAAAGATTATGAGCGAACTCGTGACGCTAATCCCATTGATGGTCGTCGGGGAGATTTCAAGAGCCAAGAAGACAAGCTCTAA